The following coding sequences lie in one Arachis hypogaea cultivar Tifrunner chromosome 4, arahy.Tifrunner.gnm2.J5K5, whole genome shotgun sequence genomic window:
- the LOC140184225 gene encoding uncharacterized protein, which produces MRYEFPISKNQAEYEVLLAGLTLAKEVGAKTLEVCTDSQVVSSQINGDYQTRDPLLQQYLAKVNKLKEEFDCITIQHVPRERNTRADPLSKLASTKPGHGNRSLIQEVVRTPSISTTTNAVLTLSNEGSWTHPILQYLLNRTLPEDPKEAKRTKREAANYTVVSGQLYKRGLSQPLLKCVEPVDTEYILREIHEGCCGHHIEGKTLAQKVIRAGSVEHPQTNGQVDSTNKIIVKGLKKWLDEAKELWANELRSVLWSYRTTPQTATRETPFRLTYGIEAIIPVEIGDPSPRRTIGGNDKEAERDLTDEVRSIAHIRELALKQRISLRYNHGVIRREFAIDDLVLRRNDVGAPTPGEGKLTPNWERPYRVKATIGKGAYKLERLNGDEILRTWNAANLR; this is translated from the exons ATGCGCTACGAGTTTCCGATTTCAAAAAACCAAGCGGAATACGAGGTCCTCCTAGCAGGCCTGACTCTAGCTAAGGAGGTCGGAGCAAAAACCTTGGAAGTATGCACCGACTCACAGGTGGTCAGTTCCCAAATCAACGGAGATTACCAAACGCGAGACCCCCTACTCCAGCAATACCTCGCCAAAGTAAACAAGTTAAAAGAGGAATTCGATTGCATAACCATACAACACGTCCCCAGGGAACGAAATACCAGGGCAGACCCCCTCtccaaactagccagcaccaaaccaggacacGGCAACAGGTCGCTAATCCAGGAAGTCGTTAGAACACCATCCATATCAACCACGACTAACGCCGTTCTAACACTCTCAAACGAAGGATCATGGACCCACCCCATCCTACAATACCTCCTCAATAGGACGCTACCCGAGGACCCCAAAGAGGCAAAACGGACAAAAAGAGAAGCCGCTAATTACACCGTCGTCTCAGGACAACTATACAAACGAGGACTCTCGCAACCCCTTCTCAAATGCGTCGAACCAGTGGACACGGAATACATACTCCGCGAAATCCACGAAGGCTGTTGTGGCCACCACATCGAGGGCAAAACCCTAGCCCAAAAAGTCATCCGGGCCGG ttcggtagaacacccccaaacaaacggacagGTAGACTCCACGAACAAAATAATCGTCAAAGGACTCAAGAAATGGCTCGACGAAGCCAAAGAACTATGGGCCAACGAACTCCGATCAGTCTTGTGGTCATACCGAACAACCCCCCAAACAGCCACCAGGGAAACCCCTTTCCGCCTAACATACGGCATAGAAGCGATTATCCCAGTAGAGATTGGAGACCCAAGCCCTAGAAGGACGATCGGAGGAAACGACAAAgaagcagaacgagacctcaCAGACGAAGTGAGAAGCATAGCCCACATCAGAGAACTAGCCTTAAAACAAAGAATCAGCCTAAGGTACAACCACGGCGTGATCCGACGAGAATTCGCGATCGATGACCTCGTCTTACGACGAAATGACGTCGGCGCCCCGACCCCAGGGGAAGGAAAACTCACCCCTAACTGGGAGAGACCCTATAGAGTCAAAGCAACAATTGGGAAGGGAGCATACAAGCTCGAACGACTCAACGGTGACGAGATCCTGAGGACCTGGAACGCTGCCAATCTACGATGA
- the LOC140184349 gene encoding uncharacterized protein: protein MKNTCGVTSLLLCQNSISMFGYTNSTCQAYTKTPNFSSWNCMQCLQAECAFCSSSSGEAHYIKSRHCNTAKAVLALDSSYRWALSGTPCRTVLESCILWFGYCK, encoded by the exons ATGAAAAATACTTGTGGagtaacatcattgttgttatgtCAAAATAGCATTTCCAT GTTCGGATACACAAACTCTACATGCCAGGCTTACACAAAGACTCCGAATTTCTCCTCATGGAACTGCATGCAGTGTTTGCAAGCAGAATGTGCATTTTGTAGCAGCAGTAGTGGTGAA GCACACTACATAAAGTCGAGACACTGTAACACTGCAAAAGCTGTTCTTGCCTTAGACTCTTCATACAGATGGGCGCTTAGTGGCACCCCCTGCAGAACCGTGTTGGAGAGCTGTATTCTCTG GTTCGGTTACTGCAAATAG